The Calypte anna isolate BGI_N300 chromosome 1, bCalAnn1_v1.p, whole genome shotgun sequence region GGTATGCTTGTTTGTcacctgcaggcagcacagctgtgAGAGCTTTCCTTTCAGCAAACTTTCCCTTCAGATACAGCTGCCTGTGGTGGAAGCACTGGTGCCAGAGTTTCTGCCCCAAGCTCTTGCACAATGGGGATGTCCCCTGTATGTCCACTTCAGAGATCCTGAGCCTTGTTTCTTTTCAGGAggcaggaaagaagaggaagatgttCATTCCATGCATTTTGCAATCTGTCTTTCCCCCCCCAAGCAGACTATTTGTGGAGATAATGCTGCTACTTCAAGGTCAATGGGTAAAATTTCACTAGGCCAGATACTGTTTGCAATAGCCAAGGTGCTCCTAGAGGGTCTCCTGGGCTCAGGACCTACTCAGCTGCATGGCAAAAGAATTGTAGGAGGGAATCCTGTTTGCTTAATCTTACTGGGTAAGGAGGCCCCTGTACCTTGTAGGCCCCTTAGAAAACCCATTTTCTCCAAAGATGATTAGGTGCAAATTGCAGAACTGTGCCCCCCAGCATTCCACCAAGTCATACCTGCTCGTAGGAATATAAACTAGACAAAGAAGTGTGTGTAAGTGTACATAGCTGAGAAATTTCAGCCAACTGATGGACAAAGGAGCAGGGAAACTGAACTCCTGAAAGGGAGCAGAACCGTTTTGCCCAAACTTCCTATTCTGTCTTGTATTGCTGGGTTTCCCCTgtgccatttaaaaaatgttaataatgtCTTTAGGCAGAAAGTGATGGTTTGATTtattggtgtttttttcatttttttctattgcaataaaagaaatgcagcaagTTTTCCTGTTTGACTGTATGTGTCTGCATAGCTGCCCAGTGAATGCAGCTGTGCTGAAATCCTCTTCATCCTGGTCCCAGGATGTGCTAGCTACTGTagcagtggctgctgcccttcgtagaatcatagaattggctgggttggaagggacctcagagatcatcgagtccaacccttgaaccaccgttgcgcttaccagaccatggcactgagtgccacatccagtctctttttaaatatctccagggatggagaatccactacttccctgggcagcccattccaatgcctgatcaccctctccgtaaagaaattctttctaatatcctatctagcctaaacctcccctggcacaacttaagaccatgccctcttgtcttccCTGGAACTGGTTACAGGCAATATTCTTGTTTAAGTTTGGGAAATTTATTCTTCTGTAAACAGCATGGTATCTTAGCAAGATCACGCTCCTGAGGCCTGGCACAGCTTAGATGAGGTGAATGAAGACACAACAGTAGGTGTTCTGTGAGCACAGGTTTGTGCAGCCCTTGCTCATCTAAGTGTGCAAGGATGAAATGTTCACTGTAGTTGGCTGAAGAAGAGGCCTAACAGGGTTTAAAGATAGGAAAAGACTCTAAGCTTTTGCGTGTTGATGCTACtaccttcaaaagaaaaaaagccttacaAAGTAGAGTTCATGCCTGGTTtcctctggggctgcagagTGGATATTGTCAAGGGTTATGTAGCACTGCGCTGCCCATCATGCCACAGGATGGGTTGTTAGGGAGCAGAGGGAGTGTCTGGCTCTGGGGAAGAGACAATTTCTGCCTGGTTCAGCCTTCTGAATGCTTATCAGTGGCATCCAAATGATAAACCACACAATTTGCTCTTGGTGTAAGGGTTTGTATCGGTGTAATACAGAAGAGGCCTTGCAGCAGAAAGGAGCTTTAAGAAATATTCATGATTAGTGTTCATTTTGTTGTTATTCAGATGAGGTGCTGGTTTGCTGTCAAATACCAGTGCTAGCCCCAAATAAAGTTCCTGGAAATGCATATAGAAGGAAAACTTTGCCTTTAATGGCAGACCTAGACTGTATGTTGTAACCCAGCACTCACAGTAATTTACTTTGTGCATTTCTAACAGAGTACTTGCCCTTGCTACTTGTAACAGAGTTTATTCAGGACAGCTGCTGCCTATGTGGCAGTCAAGGGAACATACCAAGAATGGTTTAAGTGTAAAGTATGAAATGACCAGAACAGACACAGCAGCCATGTCTCCAGAGCTAACCCAGTTGAAGGGACAAGCTGTGTACACAGCCACAGACTTCAACTAAAGGTCAACTTGTACTCTTCTGGAAACCAAGATGGTACAAGtcatcatcatagaatcatgatagaatgatttgggttggaaggtactTTAAAGACCATTCAGTTCCAAGCCCCcagacatgggcagggacacctcccactagatcaggttgcttaaagcctcatccaacctggccttgcaCTTTTATAGGAAgaaggcagccacagcttccctgggcaacctgttccagtgtcttactaccctcacaagaaagcattttttcctaatatctgaccTACATCCTCCCCTCTTCtggtttaaagccattgccccttgtcttatcactacatgcccttgtaaaaggtccctctccagctttcttttagCCCACCCTCAGGTACTGGAACGGTGCTGTAAGATCTCCCTGAAggcttctccaggctgaacagccctaactttttcagcctgtcttcatgggaggggtgctccagccctctgatcaccttcatggacctcctctggacttactccaagagctctatgtccttctgaCACTTGGGGCTCCataactggacacagtactccaggttgGGTCTCACGAGAGCCAAGTCAAGAGGGataatcacctcccttgaccatGCGGGCCATGCTCCTCCTGATGAAGCTTAGGGTAATGGTTGGATTCTGCTGTGCTTCTTGTCAACCATCACCCCCAAGTCTTTCTCGTCAGAGCTATTTTAAACCCAGCCTCCACCCAAcctgtgtttgtgtttgggattgccctgacccagggtGCAGAGCTTCATGCTTGTTGGACTTCACGCAGGTTGCATGAGCCCACCTCTCAGCTGGCGCTCTGCAAGAGGTGTTCCAACTCCATCCGAGTTTCTGAAGCAGCCTGACAAATAAACCGGGGAAAGCACAGCAGGGAGTTCAAGTTTCGGAAAGCTTTCCTGGTAGCATAAACCCGACAGCACTGCAGGTAGGAGTGTGAAGGCTGATTTTAGCAGGCTCCCCTATTCTGGGAAATGCCCCGAGGTGGCACTGCTGCCTTGCAGCAGCGCAGGAATACACCTGAgccaaaacacccaaaaaacctcACCAGGCCGCATCGCCCTCCCAGGGCAGCCGCCGCACGAACGTGCGGGGAGGGCGGTGCGGCCGCCATCAATCCCCGCCGCGGTCCCGCCTCCCTCTCACAGCGGCCGGGGCGGCGGTGAGGATGGCTGCGGCGTCCGGACGGGGTCGGGTGCTCTGCCTCTTCGATGTGGACGGGACCCTGACTCCGGCTCGGCAGGTAGCGAAGCAGAGGGTGTGGGGGGGACAGGCATGGACGGGGTGTGCGTGTAGGGGGAGGGGGGGTAAGGTCAGCATGGCGGAGCCTGTGTGTGCCGTCCGTCCACACACCACCCCCCGGCTGCCGGCCTCAAGCgctgcttcttcctccccctACTCCAGAAAATCGAGCCGGAGGTGGACGCGTTCCTGAGGGAGCTGCGGGAGAGGGTACACATCGGCGTGGTGGGAGGCTCCGACTACGCCAAAATAGCCgagcagctgggagaaggggaTGAAGGTGAGGTGCGGGTGACGAGGGTTCCCCCCTACACTCCTCCCTGGCGAGGCTCCCTGTGTCCTAAAGGTGACCCACACACTCCCTCAGCCTGCCCTTGGGACAGCTGGGCCAGCCCGGGTTCGGCCTCTTCTCCGTCTGCggagagcaggcagggatgctCCATCCAGCCCACGCTGCCGGCTCCGGCGTTTGGTTCCTGAGAGCTTTTTCTGGGCTCTGACAGCTCCTCCCTTTCACCCCACAGCAGACGAGGGCAAATTTCGCAGCCTCCCGGCTGCTCCGTGGTGGGGTCCACAGGAAGGGGGTGATCTGATCATGTCCGAGACAGGGACACGGAGGTAGAGGAAGGAAGGAGCGGGAGGGCGAGGGGGCTGCCCCCGCTGCCTCCGCCGTGTTTTCCCTCTCCGGCATGGATGCCAAGCGCCGCtgggctcccagctctgcctccttaGCTGAGGGAAGCCGAGAAATTCCCGGCTATAGGGctggctgctgagctggcaACGCGATGTGTCCGGGCTGTGGAGAAGCTGCAGTTAGGTAACCACTCGCATCATggccccagcaccctggcagTGGGGcggggaggaaagagagagagcagGGTATCACGCACGTGGTTGAAAGCCTGACATTTTGGAGCCCGTATCTTTGTCCCGCCACTGATTCAGTCCGTGACCTCGATCAGGTCATTTCCCCCCCGCCTTGCGTGCGTCAGCTCCCCACCTGTGAGCAGGAGATAATCTGCTTGACCActttgcagagagcagggaggatCAGTAGCTCTCTGTGGAGTACAGGGGAGGTGGAAAGCACAGTACTAAGGATCTGGGAGGATGGCTTACTCCATCCTGAGCCCAGACCTTTTGGCCCCTTTTTCCAGGCAGTACTCATGTTTACTCTTTTACTTCTTCCCCCCTCAGTCATCGACAAGTTTGACTACGTCTTTGCAGAGAATGGCACAGTGCAGTACAAGAATGGGCAGCTGATCTCCAAGCAGGTAGGTCCAGCTCTCCCTACAGCCAGGCCTCTCCTTTCCCGTGCTCTGGGCGCTGTGGGGAGCAGCACCTGGCCCTGGGCAGATGGGCATCCTCTTCTCCCCAGATGCCAGACCTGAATGTGCCTCTCCTCCAGGTTATGTCTTCAGGTGGGCTCCAAAGGAGGTCAGGCCTCTCCCTcactctcccttctcctcctgcaggcCATTCAGGACCACTTAggggaagagctgctgcaggatcTTATCAACTTCTGTCTCAACTACATGGCACTGCTGAAGCTGCCCAAGAAACGGTAAAGTCACAGGCCTGTGCAAATGACAGTCATATCTCTGATTTCTAGGGAACTCTGAGCTCCAGGGCTCTCCTAAGAACAGATGAGCCACTGACCTTATCTTGATCCAGGTTTTATCTTAGTCCTGTGTAGGATTACTATCCCAGCAAGCTGGGCACTGTGGGCAAATAATAGAGGCGGATCTTTGTTCTGGAGAGTCTGAACTATTTTTTAGTGCTATGCCTGTTCCTTTGCCCCTAGGATTTTCTTCCCTAGAGAGCAGGATACATCCACTGCATGCACCAGGGTACATCCTCTGCATGCATCTCATTTAGGACAATGGTACCAGCTCGTTACTAGTGAGGGCATCAGGCGTCTCTGGTCCTATGAGTTTCCAAACAGACAAACAATGGCTCTTAAGTTTGGAAGTGCAGTGCCTTGAGTACACAGTTTCACACTGTTTCTAACCGGGTGTTGCTCAGCATCACTGCTCATAGGGCTGGCCCTGCTCTTCCCCTAACTCTGTTCCTGTCTGCTTCCCCACATGAGATCCAGCAGCTGTGAGTTGGTTGGGTACACCTCCTCTGAAGGAAGACTAGGACAcagccaggaaagaaaaaggtagtTTTCCATTGGATCAGCTCACCCTATTGccacagaaagaagagagagggaacAGATGTCATGAAGGTGGAAAGGGAGAGCAGAAGGACCTCCTTCAGAGGCAGCCTGCAGTTAAACCAGCCTAGGTGCAGTGTCAAACCATCCCTTAGACCACGGTTTCACAAATGCTTGAAACCAGCATGAGCCAGGCATGCTGCTGACACCAGTGGCTCTGCCCTCGCCCCAGCTGGTTTgttcctgctcttcccttgtgTTTGCATGGTAAACCCTACCTGAGCTCTCTGGTCAAAATTAATCTGTTAAAAGTTACTAAGCTGTGATCCAGAATAGTTGCCTATGTCACCACGTGGCAACAGGATGGCCAGTGAGAGGGCCCAGGGTGGCTCCTAGCAGCAGGACTGCCAACTGAACATGTCCCCAAAAGCATGGGCTGAGACACACAACTCCCCAAGGCTGTTTGGTTGCCTCATTGCTCTCTGGTTGCCCAACAGCCTGGCAAAATTTCATCTCCCAAGTGTCCCTGTGGATTTAAGCTTATGGAATTTGTAGCAAGCCAAGTACTTAAACCCATATCCTCCAAGTGTTGACCTAGTCCATGAGTCACCAAAGCTTTGGTGCTGCAGAGATGCAGCTTGCAGGCTGCAAGCGCGGCTGCCTTTGTGTCCATTCCCCATGATATTCTTCCTTATGTTACAAGACAGGAGGTGGAAAGTTTTTCCCCCAGACTCAGAGTGAAAAGCACTTTATCACAGAAGAGCAACAGGACATCAGAGGGTTAATGAGCTCAGGGCTTCTCGACTGGCCTGGGAGCTCCCTTCTCCAGCTAGGTTTCCACTAGAGTTGCAGATTGCCAGTGCTGCTGTCCCCTGTTTTTTCTGTCCCACCAGTGTTGACCTCTCTGACCCCCTGGTGAGCTATTACAAGTTGATAAGCGagcagaactggctgggtttgCAGCAAAAAGAATGGAGAAGTTTTCTGCTGGATTAGTACTTTGAACCACCCCCCTTCAGGAAGCAGCAGAGTGTCAATCCCTGTGCAAGATGAGAGTAGCAGCAGGAACTGGGTCCTGGCTGTGCAGACTTAGATAATGAGTTGCAGTCAAAGGTGCAGGGGTCAAACAGAAGATATAAAGGCCCTGCAAGTTCTACAAGGCAGTCCTGATTTGTGTCCCACAGGGTGGTCCTGACTGCTCATCAGCCTGCTGCTGGACATCAGCAGCGAGGTACCCTGACCTGTTCCATCCCACTGTCCTAAGGTACTGTCAGCTTCACCCAGTCCACCTAATGTTCCTTAAACGCCTTCAGGGGTGGAGGAGATGCTACAAGCTAGCCAGAAGGTTGGTCCAGTCCAGTCAATAGCTGTTGTTGCAGTTATTatattagaatatttttcttatctcACCTAAACTCATTGCTTCCAGCCTGATCCTAGGGTGCAAAGgaattgtttcttcttcttctcttacAGTTTCTTTTTGTAAAACTGTGATCTCCTTGGAGACCTTAGGCAGTTACTGATGCCTAGTCTCTGGCTGGTGTGAGGTACCCATGAACGGGCATAGCTTCTCTCCTCCTGTGTATCCCTGCAGAGACTGCATGCCTCACTGAACATCCATACCCCTGGAAAGATCTGgttttctctccctgcctcagtAACCTTGTGCCCTTGCCCACCCACAGAGGAACCTTCATAGAGTTTCGCAACGGGATGCTGAACATCTCCCCCATCGGACGAAGCTGCACACCAGAGGAGAGAATCGAGTTCTCCGAGCTGGACAAGGTAGACAGGCCAGACTTGGGCTGATTTGCAGAACTTTGCTGGAGGTCAGACCACTGCAGATCTCAGGTCTGACCTCCTTCCCTTCaccctgaggagaaaggagaaaggttCCGAGCTGTGAACCGGGAGCAGCATGGAGCTGCACGTGCAGCACAATGGAGACAGGGCTGGGGGTCAGAAAACTCAAGGAGAGACTCAGAGGAGTGGATGAATTTGACTTAATTGGAGACCACCAATGCAGTGGGGTGGCCAGCAAGATTCCTTGTGCTGCAGGAGACTCCCGGGGATTAAGGCTCTTACTTGACAGGGTTTTTCCTCTTCTACAGTAAGCAAAGATGgcccagcagctgccttctcTCTCCCAGCCCCAACAGAACTGGAACTAATGGGCTTTCCAGACTGTGAGGGCTGTGGTGGATCTGCTGGGCAGCCCTCTGGAGTGTTTGGCTTGTGTTCACAGCAGTTGCTGCCTGGGGGAGCTTTCTTGGGGTTAAAGGATCAGTCAGGCTTTGCAAgactttttaagaaaagctggAGACTTTGGTTTATGAACTGGGCTTCTGGGAAACTgaaggaggtgggaagggagcagagcaATAAGCCAGAGTTGCTCATTGGACACCAGCTTATGGTGGATTATGTCAACATCTCATTATTCAAATCCTCTTTCCTaccctttcctccttctcctctgcagaaaGAGCGGATCCGCGAGAAGTTTGTGGCAGCCTTGCAGAGGGAGTTTGCTGGCAAAGGCCTACGTTTCTCTCGAGGTGAGCAGTGGGGGCTTCCCTGTCTTTGCCTTGATTGCTTTATTGTCTTTCCTATAAAACACTGGGAAGGAGAGCATGAATCAGGGCTGTTCCCTCTAGAGGCATGGAGACCCTTGGAAGAGCACGAGGAGCTTCTAGTCttggaaagcagctgcagggatgtCATGTTCATATCTGTGGCAGggtgacagcagagaaaaaaacatgctgcAAATTTGCCTCCGTGGGAgtcagccagccagccaggtTTATGTTTCTGGAGAAAGATGCAGAGATGCAAGGAGGTTGCAGCTCCATGCCATGGGCTTTTGCAGGGCCACTTCCTGTGGTGGCTCTTAAAGACAGCTTGCTGAAGATGAGGAATCAAAGGAGAAGCTTGAGCAAGCCTGGGAGCCTGTCCAGGAtgtggaggagaatgagggtgTGTGGAAAATTGGTGGGCCTGTGGCTGGAAGAAAACCCTCATAagatgctctgcagagcagaagggtATGTGTGAGATAAGACAGTCTTGTGTGGCAGTCCAGCCAAAGGGCAAGGGGATGATGATGTTGAGAGGTGGCAGGTGACCCTACTCTTGCACCCAGCATGGGCCCGTACGGAGGGTCTGGTTCTCCAAGGGCTTTCCTCCTGGGAGCCTCCCCTTGCCTTCAGAGTCCTGCCAGGGGCATCCTCTGCAGCCCACAGCACTGATACGTGCTATTTGTCACAGCAGAGAAAGACAAGGTCCCCAATACTCTGTCCACTCAGGCAGGAgggacaaaagcaaaacaatgtgCCTTTCTCCTCTGATTTTGGGAAGCCGCCATGAAGAGCCCATTGCATAAAAGCATAAAAGCAAGGGGAGCTGTGggccccctgctcctccacAAAGAAAATGTGGGGTGTCTCAGGTCAGGCATCCAAAACCAGGGACACACAGAAATGGGGCTCTTGCGCCAAGCTGTCTCTGTGTGCCTTGTCCCAGGCTGTGGAGGACACAAACCCCAGAGGTGGGAGATCTCCCTGCAGCCCACCAGACCTGTGCTCTCTCTTGGTGAGCGACAGTGCTGGTTGTCGTCCGTAccatctcttctcccttcatTTTTCTACCCTCTCCAGTTGACATCAGGAGCTCTTTCTTGCTGCCCAGCAAGAACATTGCAAAATGCATCATTTTTCTCTAGTAAAGGGCTTTGGATACACACTCAGGAGGATTTTAATGAAGGCAGCCAAGTTGCTCTGATGCTTCTCCTGTGGTGCTGactcctgctgccagcctggggcaTTCCCATCTTGAGCTCATAGGGTAATTGCTTCTGTTCCTGTCAAAGTGCCCTGCCTGGGGCATCCATTCTGGTAGTGAACCCTCTGTCCTGAGCTGGACACACTGGCTTCATCCCTGGCTCTTCTGGCTCCAAGGAGGCTTGGTTTGGGAATCCCAAATCAATGGGGGTAcctcaggcaggcagggaagagaggagaatgCCATCAGGACATGGAGTGAACATCCCTGAGCTGTGCCGTGTGTGGGGTTTGCTTTGTGTGgggagggtgctgggagcaCCTGGTCCATGTAGGGTTAAGGAGTGTCAGAGCAGTGACTGCAAAAGGGTCATTGATGTCCAGATGTTCAGAGTCCATGAAGGAGCCTAGGAAAAAGACCTGTGCCAGTCTCTGGGGGTATTTTGCCATGCTGGGACAGAGAAGGTGCTGGTGCAGACACATTTCTTGTGACTTCCCACCCCAGCATCTCCCACTACAGCCCACTGGCtactgcctgcctgcctgcagccaggggAGCTGTGCTGATGTCATTCCAACCTTACTGATGTCACTCCAGCCTGTTGCCATAGGAACAGCATCTGCCACTGTCCTAGCCACATGCCATAGATGCACaccaaagcagagctggtgccTGGCTGCTGTTTGCAGGGGGGCTCCCAGCACatgtccatccctcctccctccttctgccTGTCCCATGGTGGGTGAACACCCTGCTGGCTCCCACCAACATTGCCTGATGCCCCCCCTTCTGCTGACAGGTGGCATGATCAGCTTTGATGTCTTCCCAGAGGGCTGGGACAAGCGCTACTGTCTCAATGTACTTGACGATGAGAGATTTGACACCATCCACTTCTTTGGGAATGAGACAACCCCTGTGAGTATGTCCCACTTGCCCCACATGGGGCCACTTTCTCTCCTGCATGGAGCTGCTCTATCACAGGTCCCAACACAAACCTCCAGCAGGTTCAGGGGGAGAGATGCTCTGATGGGGCACATATTTGAGGTAGGCTTGTGATGGCAGCAGGACTGCTGGATCATGGGGAAATCTCCCTGGATTCACTGTGATGGCAAGCAGGTTCATCTTAGTGTCACTTTCATCCCTCCAGCACCCTCAGTATTGAGGGTGCCACTCCTGGGGCCCACAAGACCCAAAACACAATCCCCCATCACTTAGAAAAGGACTTCTCAACAGCAGGAACAGCTTTGCCTTCCCTTTAGAGCAATGGGGGATGATATTTCCATGTTGCTGTAGACCAGCTTGACCATGCAGTCAGCTCTTTCCAGATGATGGCAACCTCTGCCCCCCCAGACAGGCCCACCCCACCTTCTGCTATCTCCTCCATGGGCAGAACAAGGGTTAACACAATCTACTGGACAAGCTTTGCTGTTCTAGGACCTTCCCcatcctttctgcttctctgaagaggagagggaagagagagggagcagggctcccagcccagcctctTCTGTCTCCTTGGGCCAGCAAAACATTGACAGCTTCTTCCCAGCAGATCCCTGCTAGCCTAGCCACTGgctcccaccccagctcctcacaggacagATCAAGATGCAGATTAATGGATGATGGTGTGCTGTCCAGGCCCTGCTAATATTTACCCTATTTTCTTCTCCCCTGCAGGGAGGGAACGATTATGAAATCTATGATGATCCCCGCACGGTGGGACACAGTGTTCAGTCTCCCCAGGACACGGTCCAGCGATGCCGTGAAATCTTCTTTCCAGAGAGAGCAAATGAGTGCTGACTTCCAggtccccacagccctgccctgacCCCACCCTCTACTCCCTCCGTCAGGAAAAGCACCTTCATTTGAGGAATTTGCTCAGggtagacagaaaaaaaaaaaacgctTTCCAGAGCTGGTCGGGAGGTGGCACAGGAGTGCAGATGGGTGTGCAGgaaaggagcagctctgcagcactccACATCTACAGCTGGGGCTCCTGGGACCAAACCCTTCCCTCACCTCTGGCAAAGCTTCTCTTTAGACCATGCTCTGGTGGGCAGCAATGCAGATGTTTTTATGGTCAGAAAGCATTGGAAAGGGCTGGTCACAGTCCTGTGTGTgtccttcccctcttccttttcactCCAGTCCTCTTAACACTTCTGCACAAGGGAATATGTGCCTCATCTTTCTCCCTTGCCCCTTGGCTGGAGATGGTGGGgttgctgaggctgcagggcactCTCAGCAAAGCTACTTCAGAGCAAGAGACCAGGAAGGCTCTTTGCTCCAAGACCGTGGTAGGAAGGAGCAGCTGTTCCCCCAGTGTGTAGGCAGCGTTGTGCGTCCTAAGGGAGAGAGGGTCACCGTGTTCTTCACCTTGGTGCCACAGCATGCCAGTCCCTACGGGTGACCTGGGAATTACATCTTTAAAATTACTCTACTCCTACTCTAAGGTTTGCTCAGTTGCATGAAGAAACTAATTCCCTCTTTAGCTtacccaccccaccccccaaaaaaaaaaaagaaaggatgtcAAGTCAGATCATGGCTGGAGGACCCCACATATCCCTTCCTTCCCAGTACTCAGATTTTCTTAATCCTGCCATAGACATTTTCAGAGAGGGCAAACATGGCCCAGACCTGGTTTCTAATGCCAACAGAGGTACTCACTCAACAGTGCCCTCCAAGCTTGCTTTTCCTCCACATTTCATCCCACACACTTGATTTAAGTGCTCACCTTTAGGGACGCCAGTTCAGTGCAGCTACCTCGTGTCATCCTGCTCCTCTTTTCCTGGTTTTTCGTGCGTTGCAAAATCACATCTCTCCTTTGGACCTTGATCTCCTCCCTCACATTGTCCCCTCATTCCTGGCCATTTTGCTGGGATGTGTGACCACACCAGCAATGCTAGTTACAACTCTGTAATCAAGAGGAGTTCAGGGATCACCTCCAGGGGGATGTCCTGCTTATAGCTCCCCAGAGCATGCACAGTCTGGTGTTTGTGGACCTGGTGGGTGCCAGAGGTTCCTGCAAAAATCCCATTTTGGTGTCCCTGCGAGTCTTTCTTAGGACATCCCTGCTGATGTGGCACTGTCCCATCTCTTGGTCTtatgtttctcctttttctcctgttcccaCTTCCTTTGCCATTGCTCTCCATCTACCACCTAGCTGCTGGACTGCAGAGAGGTTTCTTAGCTGGCTACTGCCACTTAACCAAGGGGCCAGGTTCCTCAGGTGAGATGCATTGGTGTTTTTAGACTCCAATGTCTAAAGGCAGGGCTCCCACGGGTCCCATTGCCACAGGTAAAGTCCTGAGTGGACCTTGgcactgctgccaggctgcagatGCAGGAGCAGGGACGCTGCTTGACCAGAGCTGGTTGGGTGCTCTCTCTTTCACCTGAATGCACCTTTAACTCTACAACACGTCAGGTCTGTAATGCATCACATTTGCATGAGTGCAGCCATCTGCCCCAGCATCCAAAAATCCCCAGCAAATGCACAAATTCCTCTGTCTACCCAGAGAAGACTTCTGCTTGGGGAAAGAGGACCTGATGGGGAAGCCTGGGCAGTCTTTCACAGGGCACTTCTTTTGGCCCTCCACTGCAAGCTGCATGGAGGAATTGTGTGTTTTGTGGTTCCTCCTTCACTGTTTCACTGTGGATCAGGTTACGTGTGAGTTTGTGGAGTTTATTTTTCCTATAAGTCTCTACCAAATCAGCAGGATCTCTAGCAAGCTTGGGGTGAATGCAGAGCAGGGCCTAGCCAGTGGTGGCCTTGAGGCCTGAAATGCCTTGCATATTTGAAGGGAAGGGAAGTCTCTGTTCAAGGCTGCTTTGTAGGCAGCATGTCCCTTGCTCAGGGTGGGGAGAGTTGCAGGGtgagcagagaagaggcagagaggacCTCTGAGGCACCAAGCCATCTCTTTCTCTGCTCAGGAGCTCATGCGTGCATAGGGTAGGATCAAGTTCAGGAACCTTCCCTGTTCCTGTCTGTCTTATCCCATGCTTGTCCTAGTTGAGGGTACTTCCAACCATTAGGCCTTTGTCCTGCtgaaggatgaggaggatggCATCAGAAGTGGCTGGGAGGTCTGGAGGTCATCTGGGCCACctccctgctcaagcaggaCCACCGAGTgc contains the following coding sequences:
- the PMM1 gene encoding phosphomannomutase 1 produces the protein MAAASGRGRVLCLFDVDGTLTPARQKIEPEVDAFLRELRERVHIGVVGGSDYAKIAEQLGEGDEVIDKFDYVFAENGTVQYKNGQLISKQAIQDHLGEELLQDLINFCLNYMALLKLPKKRGTFIEFRNGMLNISPIGRSCTPEERIEFSELDKKERIREKFVAALQREFAGKGLRFSRGGMISFDVFPEGWDKRYCLNVLDDERFDTIHFFGNETTPGGNDYEIYDDPRTVGHSVQSPQDTVQRCREIFFPERANEC